The following DNA comes from Nitrosopumilus sp..
GTTGACAATGAATTTCCAAACCAATTTTTGTCATATTGGAACCTCTGGCAGTGTAACAGTATTTTCTAATGCATAGGCAGCTTGGAGTAATAATTTATCATTCATAGAATCTGCCATCAATTGAATTCCTACTGGAAGCCCGTTTGTAATTGCAAATGGAATTGATATTGCAGGCTTTCCAGTAAGATTTGCAGTAACAGTATTGATATCAACTAAAAACAAAGAAACAGGATCATCAATTTTTTCACCAATTTTAAATGGAAGTATTGGAACCGTTGGAGATATCAAAAGATCAAACTTCTTAAATGCTTCATTAATTTCTTTGGTAAGTTTACTTTTTACTTTCATTGCCTTTAGGAAATATTTGCCTGCATGTCCAGCGGATGGAACAAATCCTCCAATCATCATCCTTCTTTTCACTTCAGGTCCAAAATTTCTACGAGCCTTTGAAATGTATGAGTTAAACTCATAACCTTCAACAGGAAAATCATATCCATATCTTATATTGTCATATCTTGCAAGATTGCTTCCAGCCTCTGTTGCAGTAATTGTATAGTATGCAGCGACCGAATATTTTACCATGTTAAGGGATACTTCCTCGCATGTTGCACCTAAACTTTCTAGTTTCGATATTGCATCTTTTGTAGCAGATAAAACACTGGGATCAATACCGTCCCCGATCATCTCCTTGATTATGCCTATCTTTTTGCCTTCTATCCCAACATCAATATCTGAAAGATAGTTTGTATTTTTGTTATCTATTGTAGTATTATCATTTTCATCCAAACCCGAGATAATGTTAAGTATGAATGCTGTATCTTTAACAGTTCTAGTAAGAGGACCAATTTGCTCTATACTGTTTGCATATGAAATTAAACCATATCTACTAATTAACCCATATGTTGGCTTGTATCCAACCGTAGAACAAAAGCTTCCAGGATTTCTAACAGAACCCCCAGTGTCCGAACCAAGAGATGCAATACATTCAAATGCACTTACAGAAACTGCACTTCCTCCAGATGAACCACCTGGAACATATTCGATATTCCAGGGATTTTTACTTGGGCCAAATGCACTAAACTCAGTAGTTAACCCCATCGCAAATTCATCAAGATTTACTTTTCCAACAAATATTGCATCTTGTTCTTTTAGTTTAGTTATTGCTGTTGCATCATATGGTGCTATAAAATTTTCAAGCATTTTTGAGGCACAAGTCGTTTTTGAATTTTTTATACATATGTTATCCTTGATGGATATTGGCATTCCAAAGCACGAACCTACTTTAACTCCTGATTTTATTTTTTTATCAATCTCATGAGCTTGATCAACTGCATCTTCATTAACACTCAAGAAAGCATGAAGTTTATCATCAACATCAGATATTCTTTCCAGAGTTTTTGCCATAAAATCTTCAGATGATATGTTTCCATTTTTAACTTCTTGAACATATTCAAGTGCAGATATTTTTAGATTCATGATGACATCTTTGGTGCGTGGATATAGGTCCCTTTGTAGTGATTTATTTTTTCAATCAGTTTATCTGAAAATGGAATATGTTTATCTTCTCTAAGAGATGATATTTGAATTTCAGGCATTGAGATTTCTTCAGATTCAACTCCAGCAGAATCTAGAACATCAAAATATCCTATCATTTTTTTTACTTTATCAACATATTCTCTATGATCATCTATCTCTATTTTCATTAATTTAGAAACACGTGTGATCTCTTCTTGAGTAACCATTTAATCAATCAACCCATTGTGTTAATCTATCAATACCTAGCATTATTGGGTATCTTCTTGATATACAACGTATACTTTCAGGCATTATAGCCCAATAATTATCTAGCATTACGATCATAAATTGTGGGTATTTTTTTATATTATTAAACTATCATTTAATCCAAACATGATTTAACAACATCTCTGCGATATAATGGATAAATTAACCACAAATCACCATCTAGAACCCATGACAAAGAAATATAGATCCATAACAAAAAATAATGAGGCGATACCCAAATTCTTAAAAATAAATAGGTAGACGGTAATTATTGAATTTCAACTGTGTATTCCCATCTTGTAATTACAGACGTAATGACATTGAAGAAGACGAATTTCTAAAGCATTTGAGAGAAGAGCATCAAAATGAAATAATAGACATTTCGAAAAAAGAGAATATTCAAATTAAAATAGCAGAGATGATGACAGTATCGAACTCAAAAGTATTCATTAATTTGTAAATTCTAAATTTCAATACGCTTAAGTTAATAATTATTACAAAAGATTCATGAGTTTTAGAGCAAGTGTATTTTCATCAAAAGAATTAGCAGTAATCATAGGCATCTCAATCATCATTTCATCAATACTGTATATCACTTATGTTACAAGTAGGTAATTAGATTAGAACCTATAGATATGTGAAATACATAAAAACAAAATTGATTGCTAACTCAAAGAACTAGATAAGAATTGAATTAGGTTTAGTTGGTAAAATCGTTATTATTGCTACACTTTTTAATTAATTTATTCCTTGTTTTTGAATGTTTTAAATCTGAAAAATTGTTTTATTCATTATTTAATTAATGTTGTTTGCTAGCAGTTTAGATCAATAATTCTAACCATTAAAAAAACTTGATGTATAAAACTAAGGATCTAGGGATTCATTGAGATTTCTGCAAGTATGTAATATAATTTTTAAAATTCAAATACAAATTTTGTATTGATATTACTACACATGTTTAAATTCTATCCAATATTTTTTTCTTTTTTTCATTGAATTCTTTGTCAGTGATAATTCCTAATTCTTTGAGATTAGCTAGTTTTTCTAAAATTTCAAGACTTGATGTACCATACTGTGTACCAAGTTTGATTCGTCCTATAAGTAACTCAAAAAAATAAAAAAAGGCATTTATGAATTTTTTATAAAATTTTGGACCTTTCTTTTTTAACATACTTTTCTGCTCTAAGCCTTTTTCCATAATTTTTAGTGAATTAGATTTTATTTTTTTCAGATATTCTTTGGATTTAAGAAAGTCAGCAGTACTATTAGTAACTTCATTTATCTTCAACATGGATTCTTTCCCAAGTTGTTTTCCATGTTCTACTGTTTGGACATAATTTTTTGTAATATCTCCTAGAACATTCTCTTGTTTTTTCTTAATTATTTTTTTAAAATTTTCTGGTTTTTCTTTGTCATCAGTCAAGTAGTTAATCCTCAAAACTATAACCAAACAGGATTATTTTAACATCTTCATTATCAGAGCAAATTAAGAATTGGGAGGTTTAGCCTTTGATGGTGATTTTATCTCCAATTCCAATAATTTTATCAGATGGAATAATTTTTGTTTTAAAGTATGATTTCATCTCAAGAGATTCAATTTTGTTTGTTTCATAATTGAGATTTATCTTGATTACCTTACCTATTTTTTTCCCTTCCACATTTACAATCCTATCATGTGGTTTTATTGGGATTGAGTTTAATTTAAGAGATGATTCACCCAAGGTTTCAAAATATGCAACAGATATGAAATACTCTGTAGTTAGTCTCTTTTTTACCATGATTCCAGAAATTGAGAAAGTTTGAGGATCTATACAGAGAGAGTGTATTTTGCCGCAGTTATTTCCTTTACTGTCAAAAACAGATATTCCGACAAATTGTTGAGCAGACCAATATTTTGTCATGAAATTACTTTGACTATTCATATCTTAAGTAAGTGAGATCCATTTTACATGTTTTTTTGGCCAATTAATCATATACAAATAAAGCAATTCATTTTCACATGTTCTAAACATACTGCTAAAGAATGATAAAATCAGATAATGAGAAATAGAATCAAACAAAATTGACATTTCAGATATTGTATAGTATGTTATTTTAGCATCTTTTCTTAGATTTATTGAAATACAACTTAGTATGTTGAAATTAATATTTATAATCTCTGTAATATATTGGCATTGCTTATTGTCAAGTGAACATTGAAGGTTAGAGTATGTCTTGAATTCTTTTTAACCTGAATAGATATGATAACAACTTGGGATTGTCTGCAAGAATTGCTGATTTTATGGTGTCAATCGGTCAACATCTCTTGGATAAAATGTTACGTCCCGTATGTTTTCAGTGCCTGTAAGAGCCATTAATAGTCGTTCAAGTCCTATACCACATCCTGCGTGTGGTGGTACACCATAATCAAATGCCCCAAGATGATACTCAAATGAATCAATGTTCATTCCTTTGTTCTTCATTCTTTCTGCCAACTCATCACGTTTTTCAATTCTTGTACTGCCTGAAGATAATTCTAAATCTCCAAACATTAAATCAAATGATTCAGAAACTTTGGGATTGGATTTACTGCCCTTTACGTAAAATGGTTTTGGTGCAAGTGGCCAATCTTTGATAAAATAAAATCCCTCAAGACCAACTTTTTTGAGGTTTGACGGATACAAATCATCACCCCATTCGGTCTTTGCACCTGCTTTCTGCATTTTCTCTACTAATTCATCATAAGAATATCGTGGAATTTTTTCAGGAGTTTGAGGTGTAGTAAATCCTGCATCAGGATTATCTTTAAGGTAATCTTTGACTGCTTTAATTGAAATTTTTATTATGTCTTCAATTCTATTCATTACATCATTATAATCTACAAAAGCTTCCTCCAAATCAATTGAAATAGCCTCTGCAAGATGGCGATTTGTTCTAGATGCCTCTGCCCTAAAGATAGGTGCAATTTCAAAGACTTTTTCAAAGCTCATTGTTAGTTGTTCTTTATACAATTGGGGGCTTTGAGCTAGGAAGGCTTCCTTGTTGTAATAAAATATTGGAAATAGTGCAGCACCACCTTCAGTGGCAGTTGCAATCATTTTAGGAGTGTTAATCTCTACAAATGTTTGATCATTAAAATATGCTCTAATTGATTTTAACACTGCGTTCCTAGTCTTGAAAATATGTTGAAGTATGCTGCGTCTGAGATCAATAGGTCTTACCTCTAGTCTTGTGTCTATATTTTTTACAGTTTTTGCAGTAGGCTCAAAAGGAGGTATTTTTTCAACTTGTGAAAATACCCTCAACTCAGTAGGAATTATCTCAAACCCACCAGGTGCTTTTTTGGAGGATTTCACTTTTCCAACAACACCAATTGAAGAGTGTGCCTTCAGAGAAGATATTTTTTCACGAATTTCGTCTGGACAATCTCCTTTCTTTGCAACAATTGAAATGTCTCCATTTTTGTCGCAAATAGTAACAAAACTAATGTTTCCATGTCCACGAACCGTCAAAACCCAACCCATTACAGTAACGATTGTTCCATCCATAGAGGAATTGATTTCATCGGAATAGTGAGATCTGCGTAAAGACCCTAACTCAGTTTCTATCATAATTTACTTTCTTCTATGTTATGGTGTAATTAATTTTTAGGAATAGAATTTGGCGTAAACACTAAAAATCACCAAAATCAGACAAAAAGACGTTCAAAAAAGCCTCTTTCACGCTTTAATCTACCATTATTATTTTTCATTTTGTGTTTTGTAAAACCAGGTAAGCCATATGAAATTGTAAAAACAATCAAAAATGTCAAAAAATTTCTCAATGTAAATAATTTATGGTCCTGCAATACTACATCTGTTTGGTCCTAACTCCAGATCAGGAATATCCTTTTGGACAAATGGGAGTGAACCTTTGTTTATTTGAATTATTTTTCTATAGTTCATAGGTCTTGGTGGAGTCATTCCAACTACTTTCTTTACAAATTCTTCTTTGGAGAGTTGTAAAATCTCATGCTTACTTGCCTTTTCGATAGTGGTAAAGAACACACCATTTTCGGGTTTTACGGATATACCGTGATGTGCAGGAAAAACTATTGTATTGGACGGTAACTTTAACAGATTATTATGAAGTGAATTGTATAATTCTCCTGCAAACTCTTGTGCATTGTCTCGAAGATCTGGTCTACCTATACTTTCTATAAACAATATATCACCAGTAAACACATATTTTTCATCTACAACATATGACAAACTTCCTGGAGTGTGTCCAGGAGTATGAATGACTCGAAGTTTTGCTTTCCCAAATTCAAGTGAATCATCATCTTTTAGGAATTTGGATTCTCTTTCCCATTGTTCTAATCCACTTTCATAACAAGTAGAATTGGTAATCTTGGCTAGGTTCCAGGCAGATGATAGATGATCGGCATGTTGATGAGTGTCAATTATCTTGATAATCTTGGCATCATTTTGAATTGCTATCTCTTGGTATTTTTCAGCAGGAAAGAGAGGATCAATTACAATTGCTTGCTCTTCAGATATCAATAGGTAGGAAAGGCAGCCTTTGCCAATTTTCTCAACCTGAATTATCTTAGGATTTTGTTCAACTGCTGTTACTGGATTTATAACTTGACTCCATCCAGCAAGTCCCCCCACAAGTATATGTGATTTAATTCCATTTCTTGCGAGAGCAAATGTGGCCACCGTTGCTCTGTTGCCATGAGGACATATTGTGACAATCTCCTTGTCTTTTGGAATCTTTGATAAATTTTCTTCTTTGAAAATATCTTGCAGTGGGATGTTAACGCTTCCTGAGATCTTAAAATCAGAAAATTCATCAACGTCTCTTACATCAAGCAAAAATAGATCTTTGGAATCTTGTATCTTTTTCCACAAACTGTTTGAGTTAATAGATGATGATGGACTACCCTTGACAATCTCCCTATTCCATCCTTTCATACCCTTCTTCAAATAGTATGCGTTTAATCCAAATGATCGCATCATCTTTGCAGTTTTACTGGCAATTAAGCCATCAATATCCACTAGAACCACCTTTACATTTTTTGGAATTTTTGGCATAATAGTCTCTTTTGCCTTAGCGTCACAGATTGCATGAACTGCACCTGCGATGTG
Coding sequences within:
- a CDS encoding rhodanese-like domain-containing protein; this encodes MKILCNIDIGLMKNQFVPDNFDVTVEELYELLQKNDPLLLFDLRLEYDYKNGHIAGAVHAICDAKAKETIMPKIPKNVKVVLVDIDGLIASKTAKMMRSFGLNAYYLKKGMKGWNREIVKGSPSSSINSNSLWKKIQDSKDLFLLDVRDVDEFSDFKISGSVNIPLQDIFKEENLSKIPKDKEIVTICPHGNRATVATFALARNGIKSHILVGGLAGWSQVINPVTAVEQNPKIIQVEKIGKGCLSYLLISEEQAIVIDPLFPAEKYQEIAIQNDAKIIKIIDTHQHADHLSSAWNLAKITNSTCYESGLEQWERESKFLKDDDSLEFGKAKLRVIHTPGHTPGSLSYVVDEKYVFTGDILFIESIGRPDLRDNAQEFAGELYNSLHNNLLKLPSNTIVFPAHHGISVKPENGVFFTTIEKASKHEILQLSKEEFVKKVVGMTPPRPMNYRKIIQINKGSLPFVQKDIPDLELGPNRCSIAGP
- a CDS encoding SHOCT domain-containing protein, producing the protein MTDDKEKPENFKKIIKKKQENVLGDITKNYVQTVEHGKQLGKESMLKINEVTNSTADFLKSKEYLKKIKSNSLKIMEKGLEQKSMLKKKGPKFYKKFINAFFYFFELLIGRIKLGTQYGTSSLEILEKLANLKELGIITDKEFNEKKKKILDRI
- the aspS gene encoding aspartate--tRNA(Asn) ligase — its product is MIETELGSLRRSHYSDEINSSMDGTIVTVMGWVLTVRGHGNISFVTICDKNGDISIVAKKGDCPDEIREKISSLKAHSSIGVVGKVKSSKKAPGGFEIIPTELRVFSQVEKIPPFEPTAKTVKNIDTRLEVRPIDLRRSILQHIFKTRNAVLKSIRAYFNDQTFVEINTPKMIATATEGGAALFPIFYYNKEAFLAQSPQLYKEQLTMSFEKVFEIAPIFRAEASRTNRHLAEAISIDLEEAFVDYNDVMNRIEDIIKISIKAVKDYLKDNPDAGFTTPQTPEKIPRYSYDELVEKMQKAGAKTEWGDDLYPSNLKKVGLEGFYFIKDWPLAPKPFYVKGSKSNPKVSESFDLMFGDLELSSGSTRIEKRDELAERMKNKGMNIDSFEYHLGAFDYGVPPHAGCGIGLERLLMALTGTENIRDVTFYPRDVDRLTP
- the gatA gene encoding Asp-tRNA(Asn)/Glu-tRNA(Gln) amidotransferase subunit GatA, which produces MNLKISALEYVQEVKNGNISSEDFMAKTLERISDVDDKLHAFLSVNEDAVDQAHEIDKKIKSGVKVGSCFGMPISIKDNICIKNSKTTCASKMLENFIAPYDATAITKLKEQDAIFVGKVNLDEFAMGLTTEFSAFGPSKNPWNIEYVPGGSSGGSAVSVSAFECIASLGSDTGGSVRNPGSFCSTVGYKPTYGLISRYGLISYANSIEQIGPLTRTVKDTAFILNIISGLDENDNTTIDNKNTNYLSDIDVGIEGKKIGIIKEMIGDGIDPSVLSATKDAISKLESLGATCEEVSLNMVKYSVAAYYTITATEAGSNLARYDNIRYGYDFPVEGYEFNSYISKARRNFGPEVKRRMMIGGFVPSAGHAGKYFLKAMKVKSKLTKEINEAFKKFDLLISPTVPILPFKIGEKIDDPVSLFLVDINTVTANLTGKPAISIPFAITNGLPVGIQLMADSMNDKLLLQAAYALENTVTLPEVPI